The proteins below come from a single Rhodococcus sp. WMMA185 genomic window:
- the pip gene encoding prolyl aminopeptidase — protein sequence MPPRTLYPPLEPYQSGHLDVGDGQQMYWESSGNPDGKPVVFLHGGPGGGTDPTARQFFDPQAYRIVLLDQRGCGRSTPHVADGADLSVNTTDHLIDDIEMLRGHLDIDRWQVFGGSWGSTLALAYAQKHPHRVTELVLRGIFLLRRSEIDWYYNGGAGHLFPELWEEFLAPVPESERGGDLVEAYHRLLHSDDADAATRAAIAWSAWEGATSSLLPKPERVAETSEPRFALAFARIENHYFHNRGFLEEGQLLHCANALNGIPGVIVQGRYDVVCPAASAWALHQVWPGSRLEIVDDAGHSAMEPGIIHHLVEATDRFKNRLPV from the coding sequence ATGCCGCCTCGCACGCTGTACCCGCCCCTAGAGCCGTACCAGTCCGGTCACCTCGATGTCGGTGACGGCCAGCAGATGTACTGGGAATCGAGCGGCAACCCCGACGGAAAGCCGGTGGTCTTCCTCCACGGCGGACCTGGCGGCGGCACCGACCCGACGGCGCGGCAGTTCTTCGATCCCCAGGCGTATCGGATCGTGCTGCTCGACCAACGCGGGTGCGGGCGGTCCACTCCCCACGTCGCGGACGGAGCCGATCTTTCCGTCAACACCACCGACCATCTGATCGACGACATCGAGATGCTGCGAGGCCACCTCGACATCGACCGCTGGCAGGTCTTCGGTGGCTCCTGGGGGTCCACACTGGCACTCGCCTACGCGCAGAAGCATCCGCATCGGGTCACCGAACTCGTGCTACGCGGGATCTTCCTGCTGCGCCGCAGCGAGATCGACTGGTACTACAACGGCGGCGCCGGCCATCTCTTCCCGGAGCTCTGGGAAGAGTTCTTGGCCCCGGTGCCGGAGTCGGAGCGGGGCGGCGATCTTGTCGAGGCCTATCACCGCCTCTTGCACTCCGACGACGCAGACGCCGCCACGCGAGCTGCGATCGCGTGGTCAGCCTGGGAGGGCGCGACCAGTTCGCTACTGCCGAAGCCGGAGCGAGTCGCAGAGACTTCCGAGCCGAGGTTCGCGCTCGCATTCGCCCGCATCGAGAACCACTACTTCCACAACCGCGGGTTCCTCGAAGAGGGCCAGCTCCTGCATTGCGCCAACGCCCTGAACGGTATTCCGGGCGTGATAGTGCAGGGCCGCTACGACGTAGTCTGCCCCGCCGCGAGTGCGTGGGCACTTCACCAGGTCTGGCCGGGCTCCCGGCTCGAAATCGTCGACGATGCCGGACATTCGGCCATGGAGCCAGGCATCATCCATCACCTCGTCGAGGCGACGGACCGGTTCAAGAACCGACTCCCCGTGTAG
- a CDS encoding DUF1697 domain-containing protein → MTRYVALLRGINVGGINIKMADLRGTFSGLGFDNVKTVLASGNVLFDSDRTDVPALKSEIESALRAEFHYEARVFVLDVDTVRMIVDNYPFDPEREGWHPYVLVTPEPEVLGELASIRDDLDPEVERIQAGEGVLYWEVERGMTLKSRFGKSTNSPRLGASTTTRNLRTLVKLLN, encoded by the coding sequence ATGACTCGGTACGTAGCCCTCTTGCGCGGTATCAACGTGGGCGGCATCAATATCAAGATGGCCGACCTGCGCGGCACCTTCAGTGGTCTGGGATTCGACAATGTGAAGACAGTCCTGGCCTCCGGAAACGTGCTGTTCGATTCCGATCGCACCGACGTCCCTGCGCTGAAGAGTGAGATCGAATCGGCCTTGCGCGCCGAATTCCATTACGAAGCCAGGGTATTCGTGCTCGATGTCGACACTGTCCGGATGATCGTCGACAACTACCCGTTCGATCCCGAACGTGAAGGCTGGCACCCGTACGTCCTCGTGACGCCCGAACCGGAGGTACTCGGCGAATTGGCGAGCATTCGGGACGATCTCGATCCCGAGGTCGAGCGCATACAGGCCGGCGAAGGCGTCTTGTACTGGGAGGTCGAACGGGGAATGACCCTGAAGAGCAGGTTCGGGAAGAGCACCAACTCGCCCCGACTCGGGGCCTCCACCACCACCCGGAATCTACGCACCCTAGTCAAACTGCTGAATTGA
- a CDS encoding Ig-like domain-containing protein: MSAFAMAAGFAATVGAGSAAAESETETWSDGELTLTRTVSDTTPKVGDVITVSTTFERSEGGGWIEKVTDYHPACWELDDPGQQPSLVTATSVEFEGQWAVSEDSDPKTFSIDYKVTEFCELDTPLATGMSFQRQGQAETAYEDKGPTVTAVTDAAATTTSLADVEGPVAVGDPVTLTATVTGGAEGDTVDFYVGDVMLDDVQLDASGVATYEWTPTAVGVHSVQAKFLATDTAQSSQSAVQEVEVTNTGTGSLDGIAGDLLTGSLAVGGLAAGSLALVFLVGLAN; this comes from the coding sequence ATGAGTGCTTTCGCGATGGCTGCGGGTTTCGCGGCGACCGTGGGTGCCGGATCGGCGGCTGCGGAGAGCGAGACGGAGACCTGGTCGGACGGTGAGCTCACCCTCACCCGGACGGTGAGCGACACGACGCCGAAGGTGGGCGATGTCATCACGGTGAGCACGACGTTCGAGCGCTCCGAGGGCGGTGGGTGGATCGAGAAGGTGACGGACTACCACCCGGCATGCTGGGAGCTCGACGACCCTGGTCAACAGCCATCGTTGGTCACGGCCACCTCCGTCGAGTTCGAGGGGCAGTGGGCTGTCTCGGAGGACAGCGACCCTAAGACCTTCTCGATCGACTACAAGGTGACGGAGTTTTGCGAGCTCGATACACCGTTGGCGACCGGGATGAGCTTCCAGCGACAGGGTCAGGCCGAAACGGCATACGAGGACAAGGGTCCGACGGTCACGGCGGTGACGGATGCCGCCGCCACCACCACGTCGTTGGCCGACGTGGAGGGCCCGGTAGCCGTGGGTGATCCGGTGACATTGACCGCGACGGTGACCGGCGGCGCGGAGGGCGACACTGTCGACTTCTACGTCGGTGACGTCATGCTCGATGACGTACAACTGGATGCGTCCGGCGTGGCGACGTATGAATGGACACCGACGGCAGTCGGTGTCCATTCTGTGCAAGCGAAGTTCCTGGCCACCGATACGGCGCAGTCGTCGCAGTCGGCTGTGCAGGAAGTGGAAGTCACGAACACCGGCACCGGAAGCCTGGACGGCATAGCCGGCGACCTGTTGACCGGTAGCCTGGCTGTCGGTGGTCTCGCCGCGGGCAGCCTGGCCTTGGTCTTCCTCGTTGGCCTCGCTAATTGA
- a CDS encoding MaoC/PaaZ C-terminal domain-containing protein: MTPHEPILVGDTVAKSRYHLTRESLVRYAGASGDFNPIHYHDDAAKSIGLPGVLAHGMLTMGLSTQCVVEWLGDPARVTGYRARFTKPVVVDPEEGAIVEVLAEVGQVDRDAGTARIDLTATFDGHTVLGHSQVWISIA; encoded by the coding sequence ATGACGCCTCATGAGCCAATCCTGGTAGGCGACACCGTCGCCAAGTCGCGCTATCACCTGACCCGCGAATCGCTGGTTCGCTACGCCGGTGCGTCGGGCGACTTCAATCCCATCCACTACCACGACGACGCGGCGAAGTCGATCGGCCTGCCGGGCGTACTGGCTCACGGCATGCTGACCATGGGGCTGTCGACGCAGTGCGTCGTCGAATGGCTTGGCGACCCGGCCAGGGTCACCGGCTATCGCGCGCGCTTCACCAAACCCGTGGTCGTCGACCCGGAGGAAGGCGCAATAGTCGAAGTGCTCGCCGAGGTAGGCCAGGTCGACCGGGACGCGGGTACCGCCCGAATCGACCTGACCGCCACGTTCGACGGGCACACCGTGCTCGGGCATTCACAGGTATGGATCTCGATCGCCTGA
- the panB gene encoding 3-methyl-2-oxobutanoate hydroxymethyltransferase, translating into MSDSDSSAGTPGDRLYGSAPAQDAPKRKTRIHHLQAMKATGERWAILTAYDYSSARIFEEAGIPVLLVGDSAANVVYGYDTTVPVTIDELLPLVRGVVRGAPSSLVVADLPFGSYESSPEKALESATRFMKEGNAQAVKLEGGERVAPQIAAITAAGIPVMAHVGFTPQSVNSLGGFRVQGRGDASEQLVADAIAVQEAGAFSVVMEMVPADIAGQVTRKLSIPTVGIGAGAECDAQVLVWQDMAGYSSGKAPKFVKRFGNVGDELRNAAAAYLAEVRTGQFPAEEHSF; encoded by the coding sequence ATGTCCGACAGCGATTCGTCAGCGGGCACACCGGGAGATCGGCTCTACGGATCCGCTCCAGCGCAAGATGCCCCCAAGCGCAAGACCCGTATCCACCACCTCCAGGCCATGAAGGCCACGGGCGAGAGGTGGGCGATACTCACCGCCTATGACTACTCGAGCGCACGCATCTTCGAGGAAGCCGGAATTCCGGTTCTCCTCGTCGGTGATTCGGCCGCCAACGTGGTCTACGGCTACGACACCACCGTCCCCGTCACGATCGACGAACTCCTGCCCCTCGTCCGTGGGGTAGTCCGCGGCGCGCCCAGTTCGCTCGTGGTGGCGGATCTACCGTTCGGCAGCTACGAGAGTTCCCCCGAGAAGGCCTTGGAGTCGGCGACTCGGTTCATGAAGGAGGGAAACGCCCAAGCCGTCAAGCTGGAAGGCGGTGAGCGCGTCGCTCCCCAGATCGCGGCGATCACGGCCGCAGGCATTCCAGTCATGGCCCATGTCGGATTCACCCCGCAGAGCGTCAACTCCCTCGGCGGATTCCGCGTGCAGGGCCGTGGCGACGCTTCGGAGCAGTTGGTCGCCGATGCGATCGCGGTGCAAGAAGCCGGTGCCTTCTCCGTCGTCATGGAGATGGTGCCAGCCGACATCGCCGGACAGGTCACCCGGAAGCTCAGCATCCCTACGGTCGGTATAGGGGCGGGCGCCGAATGCGATGCCCAAGTCCTCGTCTGGCAAGACATGGCCGGCTACTCCAGCGGCAAGGCGCCGAAGTTCGTCAAACGCTTCGGTAACGTCGGCGACGAGCTGCGCAACGCGGCCGCGGCGTACCTCGCCGAGGTGCGAACCGGGCAGTTCCCAGCCGAAGAGCACAGCTTCTAG
- a CDS encoding FAS1-like dehydratase domain-containing protein, whose product MAVNPEIEGRVYPPTRPYLVGREKIREFARAVFATNPTSFDVVSARAAGHADLVAPPTFPVIIQGRALAQLVADPTTGIKAKNMVHSAEHARSLRPVVAGDELSAVLTVTDVTPRGVHTLLVTDVEIVDATGDHVSTVTSNLFVRGDR is encoded by the coding sequence ATGGCAGTGAATCCAGAGATCGAGGGTCGTGTCTACCCGCCGACCAGGCCCTACCTGGTTGGTCGGGAGAAGATCCGCGAGTTCGCGCGGGCCGTCTTCGCAACCAACCCGACCTCGTTCGACGTCGTCAGCGCTCGTGCGGCGGGCCATGCCGATCTCGTTGCTCCACCCACTTTTCCCGTCATCATCCAGGGACGCGCACTGGCGCAACTGGTCGCCGATCCGACAACGGGTATCAAAGCAAAAAACATGGTCCACAGCGCGGAACATGCCCGCTCCCTACGCCCCGTCGTCGCGGGCGACGAGCTTTCCGCTGTGCTGACCGTCACCGACGTGACACCGCGGGGCGTACACACACTGCTCGTGACAGACGTCGAGATCGTCGATGCCACTGGCGATCACGTAAGCACGGTCACCTCGAACCTCTTCGTCAGGGGCGACCGATGA
- a CDS encoding SLC13 family permease has product MTILAVALVAAVLVFAVVRPRRLPEIVAAAPAAAVVLAVGLVTPSQAWHEITEMAPTVGFLVAILVLAHLADAMGVFTWIAGLLRQQAQGEPKRLLTLVFGSAALTTAVLSLDATVVLLTPVVIATARSLHMDPRPHSYASAHLSNTASTLLPVSNLTNLIAFSATGLSFLHFATIMALPWIVSIVVELILFRLFFRRHLVPPDAEPTPHRETEAPTVALSIIAATLVGFAASGFVGVAPAWVAAVGATVLGTVALRQGRTNLGRIAYSADGWFCAFVLILGVVVAGVANGPIGDWIGARLPTDTTFLGLLLMAVVAAIAANLVNNLPATLLLLAALGTGAPTGLVLALLLGVNLGPNLTYIGSLAIMLWRRVAARAGSPADLRTFTLLALVTTPLTLLAAVTALWLVV; this is encoded by the coding sequence GTGACCATTCTGGCGGTAGCGCTCGTTGCGGCGGTCCTCGTCTTCGCGGTCGTCCGGCCACGCAGGCTTCCCGAGATCGTCGCGGCCGCGCCGGCGGCTGCGGTCGTTCTGGCTGTGGGGCTGGTGACACCATCCCAGGCGTGGCACGAGATTACCGAGATGGCCCCTACCGTCGGCTTCCTCGTCGCGATCCTCGTTCTCGCGCATCTTGCGGACGCGATGGGCGTGTTCACCTGGATCGCCGGTCTGCTCCGCCAACAGGCACAGGGCGAACCGAAAAGGTTACTGACACTCGTCTTCGGATCCGCCGCACTCACCACCGCAGTCCTCAGCCTCGATGCCACAGTTGTCCTCCTGACCCCGGTGGTGATCGCTACCGCTCGATCGCTGCACATGGACCCGAGACCGCACTCGTACGCCAGTGCCCACTTGTCGAATACGGCTTCGACCCTGCTCCCCGTATCCAACCTCACCAATCTGATCGCCTTCTCCGCCACGGGACTCAGTTTCCTGCACTTCGCCACCATCATGGCGTTGCCGTGGATCGTCTCGATTGTCGTCGAGCTGATTCTGTTTCGACTGTTCTTCCGGCGGCACCTCGTTCCGCCTGACGCCGAGCCCACACCTCACCGCGAAACGGAGGCGCCGACGGTCGCCCTTTCGATCATCGCAGCAACACTCGTCGGCTTTGCGGCATCCGGATTCGTGGGTGTTGCACCAGCCTGGGTGGCGGCGGTGGGAGCGACCGTGCTGGGTACCGTCGCGCTTCGACAGGGGCGGACCAACTTGGGGCGCATCGCATATTCGGCCGACGGGTGGTTCTGCGCTTTCGTCCTGATCCTCGGTGTCGTCGTCGCAGGAGTCGCGAACGGTCCGATCGGCGACTGGATCGGCGCGAGGCTGCCCACCGACACAACCTTCCTGGGGTTGCTTCTGATGGCTGTCGTCGCAGCGATCGCGGCAAACCTGGTCAACAATCTTCCCGCGACACTGCTGCTGCTGGCCGCACTGGGAACAGGGGCCCCGACAGGACTTGTCCTCGCCCTGCTGCTCGGCGTCAATCTCGGGCCCAACCTCACCTACATTGGATCGCTGGCGATCATGCTGTGGCGACGCGTCGCAGCTCGGGCAGGCTCACCCGCAGATCTACGAACCTTCACTCTTCTTGCACTGGTCACGACGCCGCTGACGCTGCTCGCCGCGGTGACGGCGCTGTGGCTCGTAGTCTGA